From the Hyphomicrobium sp. ghe19 genome, one window contains:
- a CDS encoding DUF1476 domain-containing protein, whose protein sequence is MTTFDNRERGYESKFAHDEDLRFRAESRRNKAIAEWAGAKLGLAGDALEAYVKEVRKADLVEAGDDDVFRKVKGDLEAKGIAVSDTEIRAFMSEALAKAVSDIESAKS, encoded by the coding sequence ATGACGACTTTCGACAACCGCGAGCGGGGATACGAGAGCAAGTTTGCCCATGACGAAGATCTGCGCTTCCGCGCCGAATCTCGTCGCAACAAGGCGATTGCGGAGTGGGCCGGTGCAAAGCTCGGTCTCGCAGGAGACGCGCTCGAAGCTTACGTGAAGGAAGTTCGCAAAGCCGATCTCGTCGAGGCGGGTGATGACGATGTCTTCCGGAAGGTGAAAGGCGATCTAGAGGCGAAGGGCATCGCTGTTTCGGACACCGAGATCCGCGCCTTCATGTCGGAAGCCTTGGCGAAGGCCGTGAGCGACATCGAATCGGCGAAGAGCTGA
- the purQ gene encoding phosphoribosylformylglycinamidine synthase subunit PurQ, with protein sequence MLRASVIVFPGSNCDRDVQTAIERVTGFAPKMIWHGDASVPSSDVIVLPGGFSYGDYLRCGAMAAHSPIMKDVVAKANAGTPVIGICNGFQILCESGLLPGALLRNASLHFICRDVFLKVENDQTFFTKCYRKGEVIKVPIAHGEGNYFADSETLDRLEGEGRVAFRYANEAGETTPESCPNGAQRNIAGIVNETGRVLGMMPHPERLYEKALGGTDGRRVFESMLLSTLEAAA encoded by the coding sequence ATGCTCCGCGCTTCCGTCATCGTTTTCCCGGGATCGAACTGCGATCGTGACGTCCAGACCGCGATTGAGCGGGTGACGGGCTTCGCCCCGAAGATGATCTGGCATGGCGACGCCAGCGTTCCCTCCTCCGATGTCATCGTGCTGCCCGGCGGCTTCTCCTACGGCGACTATCTTCGCTGCGGCGCAATGGCCGCGCATTCGCCGATCATGAAGGATGTCGTCGCCAAGGCGAACGCCGGCACGCCCGTCATCGGTATTTGCAACGGCTTCCAGATCCTCTGCGAGTCGGGCTTGCTTCCCGGCGCACTTCTTCGCAATGCATCGCTGCACTTCATCTGCCGCGACGTGTTCCTGAAGGTCGAGAACGATCAGACGTTCTTCACGAAGTGCTATCGCAAAGGCGAAGTGATCAAGGTTCCGATCGCGCACGGTGAAGGCAATTACTTTGCCGACAGCGAAACGCTCGACCGGCTCGAAGGCGAAGGCCGCGTGGCTTTCCGCTATGCCAACGAGGCAGGTGAAACGACGCCCGAGAGCTGCCCGAACGGCGCCCAGCGCAACATCGCGGGCATCGTCAACGAGACGGGCCGCGTGCTCGGCATGATGCCCCATCCCGAACGCCTCTACGAAAAAGCCCTCGGCGGCACGGACGGCCGTCGCGTCTTCGAAAGCATGCTGCTCTCCACGCTCGAAGCCGCCGCCTGA
- a CDS encoding glycosyltransferase family 39 protein, protein MTASLITPEAATRPASPKPAHSKPPLDNRTANSILLAAVLALTAIRLALASAIGLVDDEAYYRIWSLGASLSYLDHPPMVAWIIGAGRALAGDTYLGIRLLAPLIVALGAAVLWRTAYLLYGPEIARRAVWIMLAMPLLAVGGIIVTPDLPSVLFAGLVVWALAELDRSQNAKWWLAIGLFAGLGFLSKYTNLFLGGTILVWLIAAPENRKWFRAPELWIGGVIAGIVASPVFIWNAQHDWASFTKQFGRVAHSGSGGLNYLLEFIGTFIALASPVIAVLAIWGLVKVTRAAYVSRGRSRPDVLLASAILPMLIYFTAHALHDRVQGNWPAPLYPSLAICAALALDAVAPKWRLTTFLAALGLGFTMTAGIYAHALHPLVAAAKDPTEQMRGWPAFADAIESKRREAGAGWVATSSYATTGQIAMGLKGRSEVAQLDQRIRYEFLAPLPASVLAKPALYVELERRLDLPLMREKFRKIEPLGTLTRANGSPNGATYVVYLLSDPPAPPL, encoded by the coding sequence ATGACGGCTAGCCTCATCACCCCCGAAGCGGCAACCCGGCCTGCGAGCCCCAAACCCGCGCATTCAAAGCCGCCGCTCGACAACCGGACAGCCAACAGCATCCTTCTGGCAGCCGTCCTCGCGCTCACCGCCATTCGCCTCGCGCTCGCAAGCGCCATCGGGCTCGTCGATGACGAAGCCTATTATCGGATCTGGTCGCTTGGCGCCTCGCTCTCCTATCTCGATCACCCGCCGATGGTCGCGTGGATCATCGGCGCCGGCCGCGCGCTTGCCGGAGATACGTATCTCGGCATTCGCCTCCTCGCGCCGCTCATCGTCGCGCTCGGCGCGGCTGTCCTTTGGCGAACGGCATATCTCCTCTACGGACCGGAAATCGCGAGGCGCGCGGTTTGGATCATGCTGGCGATGCCGCTGCTCGCGGTCGGCGGCATCATCGTCACGCCGGATCTGCCTTCGGTGCTTTTCGCGGGGCTCGTCGTCTGGGCGCTCGCAGAACTCGACCGGAGCCAGAATGCCAAATGGTGGCTGGCCATCGGCCTGTTCGCAGGCCTCGGCTTTCTGTCGAAATATACGAACTTGTTTCTCGGCGGCACGATCCTGGTCTGGCTGATCGCGGCGCCCGAGAACCGCAAATGGTTCCGCGCCCCCGAACTTTGGATCGGCGGCGTCATCGCGGGCATCGTCGCGAGCCCCGTATTCATCTGGAACGCACAACACGACTGGGCGTCCTTCACGAAGCAATTCGGTCGCGTCGCACATAGCGGCTCGGGCGGACTGAACTACCTCCTCGAATTCATCGGCACATTCATCGCGCTTGCGAGCCCGGTGATCGCCGTTCTCGCCATTTGGGGCCTCGTCAAGGTCACGCGCGCGGCATACGTCAGCCGCGGCCGGAGCCGCCCCGATGTGCTGCTGGCATCGGCCATCCTCCCGATGCTGATCTACTTTACCGCTCACGCGCTGCACGACCGCGTGCAGGGCAATTGGCCCGCACCGCTCTATCCCTCTCTCGCGATCTGCGCGGCGCTCGCACTCGATGCCGTGGCACCCAAATGGCGGCTCACGACATTCCTCGCAGCCCTCGGCCTTGGCTTCACGATGACGGCCGGCATCTACGCCCACGCGCTTCATCCATTGGTGGCGGCCGCGAAGGACCCGACCGAACAGATGCGCGGCTGGCCTGCGTTCGCTGACGCCATCGAATCAAAGCGCCGCGAGGCGGGTGCCGGGTGGGTCGCGACGTCGAGCTACGCGACGACCGGCCAGATTGCGATGGGGCTCAAGGGAAGAAGCGAAGTCGCGCAGCTCGATCAGCGCATTCGCTATGAATTTCTGGCGCCGCTTCCGGCGTCGGTGCTCGCCAAACCTGCTCTCTACGTCGAACTCGAGAGACGCCTCGATCTCCCTCTGATGCGCGAGAAATTCCGCAAGATCGAACCGCTCGGAACGCTGACACGCGCTAACGGCAGCCCCAACGGCGCGACGTACGTCGTCTACCTGCTCTCCGATCCGCCCGCGCCGCCGCTGTGA
- the purS gene encoding phosphoribosylformylglycinamidine synthase subunit PurS, translating to MKAHIKITLKNGVLDPQGKAIEGAVKGLGITGVGDVRQGKYIEVDLAESDPAKAKAIVEQMCKDLLANTVIENYSYEIG from the coding sequence ATGAAAGCCCACATCAAAATCACATTGAAGAACGGCGTGCTCGATCCCCAGGGCAAAGCCATCGAAGGCGCAGTCAAGGGATTAGGCATCACGGGCGTCGGTGACGTCCGTCAGGGCAAGTACATCGAGGTCGATCTTGCCGAGAGCGACCCGGCGAAGGCGAAAGCCATCGTCGAGCAGATGTGCAAGGACCTGCTGGCCAACACGGTCATCGAGAACTACAGCTACGAAATCGGTTGA
- a CDS encoding ferritin-like domain-containing protein → MKITNLEDLFNHTLEDIYYAENKLVKALPKMAKTADSPQLAKLFTTHAEETKEQIARLDEVFKALGRKPKATECPAIKGILEEGEELMTEIKDPDTRDAAMIAAGQAAEHYEITRYGTLVSWAKLLGHKDVVTILEKTLKEEYGADDKLTKLAETRLNKEAA, encoded by the coding sequence ATGAAAATCACAAACCTGGAAGACCTGTTCAACCACACGCTGGAAGATATTTACTACGCCGAGAACAAGCTCGTTAAGGCGCTGCCGAAGATGGCAAAGACCGCGGATTCGCCGCAGCTCGCCAAGCTTTTCACGACACACGCCGAAGAGACGAAAGAGCAGATCGCCCGTCTCGATGAAGTGTTCAAAGCTCTCGGCCGAAAGCCCAAGGCAACCGAGTGTCCGGCCATCAAGGGCATTCTCGAAGAAGGCGAAGAGCTGATGACGGAGATCAAGGATCCCGATACGCGCGACGCGGCGATGATCGCCGCCGGTCAGGCGGCAGAGCATTACGAGATCACCCGCTACGGCACGCTCGTCTCGTGGGCCAAGCTGTTGGGCCACAAGGACGTCGTGACGATCCTGGAGAAGACCTTGAAGGAAGAGTACGGCGCCGACGACAAGCTGACGAAGCTTGCCGAAACCCGTCTTAACAAGGAAGCCGCGTAG
- the purC gene encoding phosphoribosylaminoimidazolesuccinocarboxamide synthase: protein MNKRRRIYEGKAKVLYEGPEPGTLIQHFKDDATAFNAKKHALIEGKGVLNNRISEYIFTKLGEIGVPTHFIKRLNMREQLIREVEIVPLEVVVRNVAAGSLSTRLGLEEGSQLPRSIIEFYYKKDDLNDPMVSEEHITAFGWATPQEIDEIMQLALRINDFLVGLFLGIGIRLVDFKVEFGRLYDNEQIRLVLADEISPDCCRLWDIQSGDKLDKDRFRRDLGGVLEAYQEVARRLGVLTETPRPRGAGPVLVASNTPLNGPVTPVNGKPN from the coding sequence ATGAACAAGCGTCGGCGAATTTACGAGGGCAAAGCAAAGGTCCTCTATGAGGGTCCCGAACCGGGCACCCTCATTCAACACTTCAAGGACGACGCAACCGCCTTCAACGCAAAGAAACATGCGTTGATCGAGGGCAAGGGCGTTCTGAACAATCGTATCTCCGAGTACATTTTTACCAAACTCGGCGAGATCGGCGTGCCTACACATTTCATCAAGCGTCTCAACATGCGCGAGCAGTTGATCCGCGAGGTCGAGATCGTGCCGCTCGAAGTCGTCGTGCGCAACGTTGCTGCTGGCTCGTTGTCGACGCGCCTCGGCCTTGAAGAAGGCTCGCAGCTTCCGCGCTCGATCATCGAGTTCTATTACAAGAAGGACGACCTGAACGATCCGATGGTCTCGGAAGAGCACATCACGGCGTTCGGTTGGGCAACGCCGCAAGAGATCGACGAGATCATGCAGCTCGCGCTGCGGATCAACGACTTCTTGGTCGGTCTTTTCCTCGGCATCGGCATCCGCCTCGTCGACTTCAAGGTTGAGTTCGGCCGCCTCTACGACAACGAGCAGATCCGCCTCGTCCTCGCTGACGAGATCAGCCCTGACTGCTGCCGCCTGTGGGACATTCAGTCGGGCGACAAGCTCGACAAGGACCGCTTCCGGCGGGATCTCGGCGGCGTTCTCGAAGCCTATCAGGAAGTGGCTCGCCGCCTCGGCGTCCTGACCGAGACACCGCGTCCGCGCGGTGCGGGTCCGGTACTCGTCGCCTCGAACACACCTCTCAACGGTCCGGTCACGCCCGTAAACGGCAAGCCGAACTAA
- a CDS encoding DUF305 domain-containing protein gives MKKFTAMKNFTALTCLGLAPVPRAMTAERVKKDKALKMDTAAAITAPPAASALATAIYKMDEAMHALTYTGNPDIDFVSNLIPHHQGALDMARAELEYGTDPKIRKLAQSIIRSQDKQIAEIRGWLARHSQAVNRVN, from the coding sequence ATGAAAAAATTCACAGCTATGAAAAACTTCACAGCTCTGACTTGCCTGGGCCTCGCTCCCGTTCCGCGCGCCATGACTGCGGAAAGGGTGAAAAAAGACAAAGCCCTCAAAATGGATACGGCAGCCGCCATTACGGCGCCGCCTGCCGCAAGCGCACTGGCCACCGCGATCTACAAAATGGACGAGGCGATGCACGCGTTGACCTACACGGGCAATCCCGACATCGACTTCGTCAGCAATCTGATTCCGCACCACCAAGGCGCGTTGGACATGGCCAGGGCGGAACTCGAGTACGGCACCGATCCCAAAATCAGGAAGCTGGCTCAGAGCATCATCAGGTCCCAGGACAAGCAGATCGCCGAGATACGGGGCTGGCTCGCCAGGCACAGCCAGGCCGTGAACCGGGTCAACTGA
- a CDS encoding alpha/beta hydrolase, protein MKTSEVDILIVPGWQDSGPDHWQSRWERNLRTARRVIQQDWDNPDVETWGDRMAKFAGGATQPVVVVAHSVGVAAVALAADKLKRNRVIGAFLVAPADLDHAHFWPDTGGQRWPPEKGTRGFETMPERRLPFPSHVVVANNDLYCSFARAEHLAGKWGATLSDAGESGHINIESGHGPWPEGLLQFGQFLKKLG, encoded by the coding sequence ATGAAAACATCGGAAGTCGACATTCTCATCGTACCCGGCTGGCAGGACTCCGGCCCCGACCACTGGCAGAGTCGCTGGGAACGAAACCTTAGAACGGCGCGCCGGGTCATCCAGCAGGACTGGGATAATCCCGACGTCGAGACCTGGGGCGACCGCATGGCGAAATTCGCGGGCGGCGCAACGCAGCCCGTCGTGGTCGTCGCTCATTCGGTCGGTGTAGCCGCCGTTGCCCTTGCAGCCGACAAGCTGAAGCGGAACCGCGTCATCGGCGCGTTCCTTGTCGCGCCCGCCGATCTCGATCATGCCCATTTCTGGCCCGACACCGGAGGCCAGCGCTGGCCGCCAGAGAAAGGCACGCGCGGTTTTGAAACGATGCCGGAACGGCGTTTGCCGTTTCCTTCGCACGTCGTCGTCGCGAACAATGATCTCTATTGCAGCTTTGCGCGGGCCGAACATCTCGCCGGAAAATGGGGCGCCACGTTGAGCGACGCGGGCGAAAGCGGCCATATCAATATAGAGTCCGGCCACGGTCCATGGCCGGAAGGGCTGCTGCAGTTTGGTCAGTTTTTGAAGAAGCTCGGATAA